A genome region from Triticum aestivum cultivar Chinese Spring chromosome 2B, IWGSC CS RefSeq v2.1, whole genome shotgun sequence includes the following:
- the LOC123039143 gene encoding protein FAR1-RELATED SEQUENCE 3-like — protein MALIGSDDTAAVLEELRRWEDKDDPEHFHQYEVDAEGRLKRLFWADADSRISSVRCSDGVVVIDTVFRTNRYGAAFVPFLGMNHHRRPVLLGCGVLADQSPGSHFWLLRAFMMSTCQEKPKSVITDGGDAVVQAVQTVADVGRQLLACGVRGAMTQFRGQPQDGEQSGVALQDVREEGALGRRLRRFVRDKFFLGLARDQSTECLCLSSGLRSSFSEDMTLLALLRRADFRCNYMRAQQTELDEEADKSRVELTTEHEYLEEDATRSFTPANFAIVLEEIKALDDFKIVDTLSSSSGDKVYTLDLHGELFNVLQSDDRADRCDGVVFKCSCRKMERDGLPCRHILHVLRHERASTIPKCEMEALGRQVFDLALRDANEFEEIKGFLQDWLQERRGHCPAWALRLYE, from the exons ATGGCGCTGATCGGCAGCGACGACACGGCGGCGGTACTCGAGGAACTGCGCCGCTGGGAGGACAAGGACGACCCCGAACATTTCCACCAGTACGAGGTCGACGCCGAGGGCCGCCTGAAGAGGCTCTTCTGGGCCGACGCCGACTCGCGCATCAGCAGCGTCCGCTGCAGCGACGGCGTCGTCGTCATCGACACCGTGTTCCGGACGAACAGGTACGGCGCGGCCTTCGTCCCCTTCCTCGGCATGAACCATCACCGCCGCCCCGTGCTCCTCGGCTGCGGCGTCCTCGCGGACCAGTCCCCCGGCTCCCACTTCTGGCTACTGCGAGCCTTCATGATGTCCACCTGCCAGGAGAAGCCCAAATCGGTGATCACCGACGGCGGCGACGCGGTGGTTCAAGCAGTCCAGACC GTCGCTGATGTTGGACGACAGTTGCTCGCCTGTGGAGTTCGAGGAGCGATGACACAGTTTCGTGGCCAGCCACAAGACGGTGAGCAATCAGGAGTGGCTCTTCAGGATGTACGTGAAGAGGGAGCTCTGGGCCGCCGCCTTCGTCGGTTCGTCCGCGACAAGTTCTTCCTCGGCCTGGCGAGAGACCAGAGCACGGAGTGCCTCTGCCTATCTTCGGGCCTGCGCAGTTCCTTCTCCGAGGACATGACGCTGCTCGCCCTGCTCCGGCGCGCGGACTTCAGGTGCAATTACATGCGCGCGCAGCAGACCGAGCTGGACGAGGAGGCCGACAAGTCCCGCGTTGAGCTGACCACCGAGCACGAGTACCTTGAGGAAGACGCTACGCGGTCCTTCACGCCGGCCAACTTCGCCATCGTGCTGGAGGAGATCAAGGCGCTGGACGACTTCAAGATCGTCGACACCCTGAGCAGCAGCTCCGGCGACAAGGTCTACACGTTGGATCTCCATGGCGAGCTCTTCAACGTGCTGCAGTCCGACGACCGCGCCGACCGCTGCGACGGTGTCGTCTTCAAGTGCAGCTGCCGGAAGATGGAGCGCGACGGCCTGCCGTGCCGGCACATCCTCCACGTGCTGCGGCATGAGAGGGCATCCACCATACCGAA ATGCGAGATGGAGGCGCTGGGGCGGCAGGTGTTCGACCTGGCGTTGCGGGACGCCAATGAGTTTGAGGAGATCAAGGGGTTCCTGCAAGACTGGCTACAGGAGAGGCGAGGCCACTGCCCCGCTTGGGCCTTGCGTCTTTATGAGTAG